In Candidatus Micrarchaeum acidiphilum ARMAN-2, the genomic window AATGATACCGATAAGGGCGGCAGGGCTTGGTGTCAGAATAGAGGAAAACATAGGGCCAGTTATGGATTTTGCAGTTGGAGAACCTGACGACCTTGCGCCGCTGGAAAGGTTCAGTTGCGATAGGGATGCTCCATATGTCCTAGAAAACATAGTCCGTACCAAGGAGAAGCTTGCCGGACGCGTGCCACTGATCGGTTTTGCAGCAGGGCCATTTACCTTGCTGAGCTATCTTCTTGAGGGCAGACCTTCAAGGACCTTTGACAGATGCAGGGCCATAATCCAGGATGATCCGGACCTTTGGAGTAGGTTCATGGATATGGCTGCATCTATGACAATAAGATACTTAAGGTCGCAAGTAAGGACCGGTGTAGACGCAGTACAGATATTCGACAGCTGGGCCGGATTTCTGGAGCCCGAAGTTTATAGAAAACACGTGCTTGAGCATACAAAGCGCATAGTCGACGAGATCAAAGGCATCGTGCCTATAATACATTTCTCCGCAAGAAGCTCGGGCATTATGAGAGACCTGAGAGAGCTAGACTGCGAGGTGATAAGCATCGGACCCGACGTGGAGCTGAAGCTTGCCAGATCCGCGCTAGGAAATGGAAAGTCGCTGCAGGGCAATCTCGACCCAAGCATGGCTGTGCGCGGAGGCGCAGAAATGCTTGCAAGGACAGACAGCATACTGGACGAGATGGATGGCGTTGATGGATTCGTTTTCAACCTTGGCCATGGAGTTGCAAAAGACACGCCCCCAGAGAACCTTATGAAAATAGTTGAGCGCGTAAAGGCAAGGCCCGCGCATCAGTAGCCCAGAGCCCTTGAACTGGCTTCGAAAAGCGCTTTCACTATTTCATCAGAATCGTTCGGCATTTTGGAAACCTTGAAGTTTATGCCTTTGCTTTTGCAGAGCGATCCCAATACGATTCCGGCGTCGTACATTGTTTCGAGGTTGTCAGTTACGAATCCTATCGGTATTATTGCCAGATTCTTGATGCCGGATTCAGCCAGTTCGGCTACTTTCTGCTCTGCCGAAGGCCCTATCCAGCGGCCCGGCATGTCTGCCGCACTCTGGAAGCAAAGGGTCCAGCTGTTGCCGAACTGCGCCTGCACCTTTGCACATGCCTCCAGAATCTGATCTGTGTATACTGCAAGATCGTCTTCCGGCGTCACAGGCATGCTGTGCGCAGTAAACAGCAGCATATAGCTGTCATCTATTCCAAGTTTGGAGATTTCGTTCTGCCAAGCCTTTATAAGTCCGGGCTCCGCGCTCCACGAATTAACCTTGAAGATCTCCGGTTTCCATCCTATAGACGCAGCTGCAGCATCGACCATGCCAAAGTAGCTTTCGGCACTTATCTTTGAGTAGAAGGGGGCCACAGGCACGCACGCTAGCCTTTCTATGCCCGCATCTGCAGCGGATTTTAGCGAATCTAGTATGTAGGGCCTTGAATACTTCATCCCCACAAACACCTCTGCGGCTTTCCCGGTCTCAGACATCATGCGCTGCAATTTTTTTGCCTGGCTGAAGGTTACTTCAAGGAGCGGGGATCTGCCGCCTATAGCCCTGTATCTTTCGATCAGCCTTTTGAGCTGCTCTGGTGGCGGCTTTTTGCCCCGGAGTATGTTTGTATAGTATTCTTCGACCCCGTCGATGCCCGGCGGAGTGCCATAAGCCATCAGCATTATTCCATCAGTCATGAGATGAGCCCGTCAATTCTTTTTATCCCGGTCAATATAGGAGTTTCATTCCTTATCCACTTTCTTGCTTCGGCGTGCCTGAGTTCTTCAGTAACTGCGACCCACTTTGCTATATTGCGTAGCTCGTATATTACTACGAATTCCCAGTCTCCTATGCCGAACGATTCGGTGGTGTAAGATATAACTCCATAATTGTTGCTGCTTTCAATTGCAATTTTCACATGTGCTGCAATTATGCTTTTCCTTTCAGCCTCAGGTAGAAGGTACCAGCTCGGATCCTTAGACATAGGATACGCAACGAAATACTTGTACTCGCTGGTTGTGCTGCGCTTCCTGGCGTCTTTGAAGACTGAAAGCATGCCGTGCCGCGGCTTGGCAAAACCCGCAAGCTCCTTTTCAATATAGAACCTTGCATCCGACACGGTCGCGGGATCCTCGGCCATGAACCAGAAAATGATGTCGCAGTCGTTCCTCAGGGATTCATAAATATTAAAGCGCGCGCCTCCGCTTTTCTTCCATGATTCCGCCCACTTGGATATCTTTTCGAGTTTTTTTGCCCTCTCAGACCTTCCGGTTGACCACCAGCGGCTGCCCAGCGAAAAAGAAATCACCATGGAGGTAAGTTCGTTCAAGCTTACACCGTAGACAATTCTCACGTAAAATATAAATACGGCAGCAGCTGCAAGCTTGTGCCGCGTGCCATGCGGCGAGCATAAATATAATAAGATGCCAAACGAATTGTTTCTGCAAGAAGGCGATGGTTTTATGGTCAAACCCAAGCACCACAGGTATATACCAGGAAAGAAAAAGTATGTATTCAGGAAGGCCAGCACTGCATATGCCAAGACCTTTAAAACTGAGAAGGCGCGGCTTTCCAAGTGCATCAAGGGCGATTTGGCAGCCATAGAGCACGTGGGCAGCACCGCAGTTCCTGGTTTGGGCGGAAAGAACATACTTGACATATTAGTAGGGATTAAAAAACCAGATAGACGGGCACTTAAGGGCATGCTGGAGGAATTGGGCTACGACTTTATGCCGGAAGCAGGCTCTCAGCGCAGGCTGTTCTTTGTTAGAGACGCGCGCTTTGAGGGAAAGCAGATGAGAATACACCTGCACCTTGTCAAATTCGAAGGCACCGAATGGAAACAGAAGATCTCCTTCAGGGATTACCTCAGAAAGCACAAGGAACTCGTCAAAGAATACGAAAGAGTGAAGAAAGAAGCAGTTAAAAAGGCAAATGGAAACAAAGAGGCTTATCTTAAGGCCAAAAGCAGGTTCATAGATAGTGTGACCCGAAAGGCGCTTGGACGTAAGATAAAATCCTGAATTAGGCTTACTTAATTTTCGATTAGTTGAAGCATCACTTTTAGTACAAATGCATGTTTCCGGGATATGCTTAATACTGCCCTAGCCCGGCTTTGGTTTCCATAGCCCGGGTTGCCTCGACCGCTTTCTATTTCGGCTGGCTCTTTGATAGCGTGACTGTGTCACTGCCGCTTCCTGAATCGTCATCGGCGTCTTGCTTGACGGACATGCCCTTGGCGGCCTTTTGGGCCTTTTTGCCCTGCTGCTTTGCCTGGCTGTCCTGTTGAGGCTGCGGCCTCTCAGTCTCTCCCACTATTGAGCCCATGTCAGCAGATGCTGGAGCGCTGCTGCTGGGCTGTGCGGCGTTGTCGCCGCTCTTTGATGTGTCATCGCCGACATTTCCAATTCCGGTAAGCTTGTCTATGCCGAGCACGCCTATCGGAGTCGGTATGCCTAGTCCTCTAGACTCCGTCGGGATGAATATCAGGTGGTTCTTGCCGCTTATGCCTATTTCGTACAGCATGTTAAGGGCCCTTAGCTGCATTGCGTAGACATTGGAGTTGTATGCATGTGCAGCCGCAACCATGTTGGTAGCAGCAAGCTTTTCAGATTCCGCAAGTATCACCCTAGCATCGCGCTCCCTTGATGCTATGGCCACCTTAGCCATTGCGTCTTGCAGGTCGTCAGGTATCTTTACATCACGTATTTCAACAGATATGACGTTGACGCCCCAGGGCGTAACCCTCTGGTCTATAAGCGTCTTGACCTGCGAGGCTATTTCGCTCCTGCCTATTATCATGTTGCTGAGGTTCACTTTTCCGATGACATCCCTGAGCGCAGTCTGAGCTGCAAGGGAAACAGCCTGATCTACATTGTTTACCTGAAGCGCTGTGCTTTCCGGATTCTCGATCCTTGTGAACATTATGGCTTCGACATCGACGCTGACATTGTCCTGCGTCAGTGTCTTCTCCGCAGAGAACGATGCCGAGAAGGTCCTAAGGTCGAACTTATAGGGCATGCTCTGAACCAAAGGCATTATGAAGAAAAGCCCTGGGCCGTAGGTGCCCTTGTACTTTCCAAGAGTGAGGATTGGCGCCCTTTTCCACTCCGGCAGTATCTTTATGCTCAGGCCCACATATATTATAAGTATGAAGACGAACAGCCCCGCAGCGACCTCGTAGCTGAGGGTTGCCAAGTATCCAAGGGCAGCAAATATGGCGGATATTATTACCCCCAGAAATAGTGTAAGAACGGAGTTGCCGTGCATTCCCTGCGTGCTTTTGTACAAGTAAATCTGATTTTCCATCTATTCACCACAAGCCGGTAGCGCACCCGGAGAAGCGCGTAGCGGGCATCACTAGTACATTTCGGTGCTAGAATTTAAATAGTTACGTGACATCCACTTACCCTAAACAGCACAGGTTTTCCCGCTCACGGCGCTAAATACGATTCCACTTGTCAATTGCTGCGCGGAATTATTGACCCTCCACTAGCTCACTTGTCTGTAGACTGATAGTTGAATTATTGTAGATATGCGGTTACTTTCTGAGCAGCCTATGCGCATCGAGAATCAATTTCTCAGTCTCTTCCCACCCTATGCATGAATCCGTCACCGAGACGCCATACTTGAGGTCCTTTGCACGCTTAGGAATTGGTTGCGATCCCTCATTTATGTTCGACTCGAGCATGAGCCCCCTTATGCCGGTGTTGCCCCGGAGTATCTGCCCGATTACATCTTTAAAAACCTTAGACTGCATCCTATAGTCCTTGTTTGAATTTCCATGGGAGCAGTCGACCATTAGCGTGTCGCTTAGCCCGTTTTCCTTGAGTATTACCTGCGCCTTCTCTACACTCGCAGCGTCGTAATTCGGCCCGTTGTCTCCACCCCTCAGTATTATGTGGGTGTTGGAGTTCCCTTTGGTAGTTACTGCAGATACCGTCCCGTTCTGGTCTATTCCTAAAAACCATTGGGGTTTGGATGCGGCAATTACTGCGTGCATTGCTACTGTAATATCTCCCTGCGTGCTGTTTTTGAACCCTATCGGCATGGAGAGTCCCGATGCCATCTGGCGATGCACAGAGGATTGCACGGTTCTTGCGCCTATCGCAGCCCATGAGATGGTGCCGCCGAGATATTGTGGTACAAACGGGTCCAAGAATTCCGTTCCAGAGAGGAGTCCCATCTCCGCATTCCTCACCAGTATTTCCCTGGCAAGCCTGAGCCCTTTATTGATATTCTCCGTGCCGTCAAGGTTAGGATCGTATATGAGCCCTTTCCACCCCACAGTTGTCCTCGGCTTTTCGAAATATACGCGCTTTACTATTATGAAAACGTCATCGACAGCCTTGCTCAGGGAGAGCAGCCTCTTGGAGTACTCCGCATCCGACGCCACATCGTGTATGGAACACTGGCCCACTACAAGGACTATTCTTTTGTCCCTTCCATGTATTGATTCTATGACATCGTACCTTCCACGCGCGACGGTTTCCCTACCGCGGCTGGTCAGGGGCACCTCCTGCTTTAATGCCGCAGGGGTTATCAACGGGCGATATCCAGTTATGTTGCTGTCTTCTATTTTCCTTTTTGTGGATTGTGGCGTTATAGCACCTATTTGCCATTTTACCTGCGATTAATGATAGGTAGATATGTTAAGAGCAGTATGGTTAATATTCTTTTTGTACAACTGCTTCCAGAAAATGTGTATCGCAGTCATACCGCGCAGGATGACTTTTGAAAGGGAGAGTTTATCGCAGGGGCGGGGCAGTGTGCTTTGTCAACTGGCCGCGATGATGGGGTCGATGCTTTTATAATATTAGTATATTGACATCCTCTCCCAACTGGAGGTTGGTAATTAAAATTCTCGGTGGCATCCCCCCCCACGCAAACAGCACAAGGTTCCAGCCTACGGCGCTAAAATTCGCGCCTGTACGCAATGCACGTGCCGCTTGTAAGCGTGTTCATTCCGTTCCTGTATTCTATGCCGGACTCAGAAGGCTGCTCCGTTAGGAGCTGAAATCCATCAAGGTTGTAGGACATCACGTCTTAGATGAAGGCGCAACTGCGCCGTAGCAATGCCAATATTCATTATATTAGCATTGAGTTGTAGCTTGGACATGCAAAGGCTGCGCTAAGCTTCACATCGTGCAGCTAGTGCTCTGTTATCCGTATAGACACTCCGCTTTCATTGGCACTAATCTTCGCCTTTCCGCCTATTGGAAAAGTGACAAGCGGTGTTGTATGTCCAAAGTCCGCGCCGCTTATTACGGGGATTCCTTCAAGTTCCTTCTTTGTCTTTATTATCTTTTCAAGAAGCGGCTGGGTCATCTGGCTCTTGAGTTCAAACCTGCCTATCACTATGCCTCTGACGCCATCAAACCCGGGCTGCTGTATTACAGACTGTAAGTCCCTGGCAAAAGTCACTGGGTTTGTTGCCTCGTCGTCCTCAAGAAAAAGTATGGAGTCTTTTAGGCTCGGCATGTACTGCGTTCCCTGGAGCAAGTTAAAGGTGCACAGATTGCCCCCAAGTATAGTCCCTTCTGCAGAGCCTTTGTTTATGACCTTGTAGCCTTCATTTCTGAGAAATTTCCTGTTTTCCTGGTCCTTGTACCAGGAGTCGTTGCTCCACTCCTTTGAAGGCACTATGTCGTACGGTTCTTCAGACATTATGCATTTTTTGAAGTAGTCTATTGTGTACTCATTACCCTTTAGCATTCCAAATGTGGTAAAATGCGGGCCCGAATATGAAACCATACCGGTTTTGGCGAATATTGCATCTTGCAGTGCGGTTATATCTGAAAAGCCGCATAGCGGCTTTGGATTCTTAGCAATCAGGCCAAAGTCAATATAGTCAAGAAGCTCGTTGCTATTGAATCCGCCTATCACGGTAAGCATGCCTTGTATCTCCTTACTTTCAAAGGCCCTAGTAAGATCCTCGACCCTAGACGCAACGGAAGATGACTCAAATTCGTCTGTTTCTTCTGCATGCCTGGATACCTCTACTTCGAGCCCTAGCCTCCTGAGGCACTCGGTTGCATATCTGCGGGTTTCGTTGTTCAATATCGACATGCTGCGTGCAGGAGCTATAACGGCGACTTTGTCCCCTCTTGCCAGCTTTCTAGGCACTATCATAAAAACACCAAGCATGTTAAATTCAAGATATATAATTATTGCTTTTGTACAAGGGGGCTTGCAGCTTGCAACACTGGCCAGAATTCCCAATAGAAAACGCTTAAATATCTAGCCGGGCACAAAAAATACTATGTCAAAAAAGGCGAAGACTTGGCAGAACAGGGACAGGGAGTACAACATAACCCCGCTTGAACTGCTGGACATTTATCACAGGCTTGAAAAGCTGTTCGACGATGTCGCAATACTGGGCGGAAGGGCCGTAAACATATACATATCGGGAGACAAAAGGTTTACCAAGGATATAGATGTAGTCGTAAAGCTTCCAGATATTCCTTTGAACATGCTCAAGGATGCAATACTTGAAAACGGGTTCATATACGAAACATACGATAATGGAAACCTTAAAAAACTAATAAACAAAGAAACCAATACCTCGATAGACCTGTATTACTCCGCCAACTTGGGCGGCATACGCATCCAGGATCTGCTTGACCTTGCAAAGACCAGGATCCTAGGCCACGACAACGAAACAGTCAAAGTAGTGCATCCGGCGCTGCTAATTCTGATGAAACTGAAGAGCAACAGGCCAAAGGATATAGAGGACGTCGGCAAGCTCGTCCACAACCTGTATGGCACGCCAGAAAAGTTCATAGAAAGGGAGAATGCCGTGCTGTCGCGCTATCTTGACCTGTCCGATTTCGGTTTCCTGAGATCTAGGCTGGAGACCACACGCTACGAGCAGCTTCTGCGAAACTGAGCGACGGCAGCTAAGCTCTGCCTACGCGCAGGTAAACTCTTTTTTTAGATAGATTTAAATACCTTAAATACATTAGATTAAAAATAAACTAGTTTATAATTAAAATAGCTTATTGGGGTGCACTGCTTGCCGCGCGGAAACGAAGGAAACGAAATGCAGAACTACATGACCAAGGACATGTACCATCTCATAATGAAGCTGGTTATACTTGGCTCTATAAAAAAGAAGAAGATGTACCCCTACGAACTCATAAACCGCGTCGCAATGCACGTGCCGAAGTACAAAAGCGACAAGAAGGAGATAAAAAACGACGTTTACAACACCCTTGCCGTTCTGGAAAGGATTGGTTATATACGCCTGGAAAGGAAGCTTGCCGGAGGCAGGGTCAAAAACTTCTACACGATTACAA contains:
- a CDS encoding uroporphyrinogen decarboxylase, whose protein sequence is MDNIKDSLFIRACYGKHVERHPVWFMRQAGRYLPEYSKIKGARNVLDVQSDPLASSEITVLPVDKLGVDAAILYADIMIPIRAAGLGVRIEENIGPVMDFAVGEPDDLAPLERFSCDRDAPYVLENIVRTKEKLAGRVPLIGFAAGPFTLLSYLLEGRPSRTFDRCRAIIQDDPDLWSRFMDMAASMTIRYLRSQVRTGVDAVQIFDSWAGFLEPEVYRKHVLEHTKRIVDEIKGIVPIIHFSARSSGIMRDLRELDCEVISIGPDVELKLARSALGNGKSLQGNLDPSMAVRGGAEMLARTDSILDEMDGVDGFVFNLGHGVAKDTPPENLMKIVERVKARPAHQ
- a CDS encoding Ferrochelatase, whose product is MTDGIMLMAYGTPPGIDGVEEYYTNILRGKKPPPEQLKRLIERYRAIGGRSPLLEVTFSQAKKLQRMMSETGKAAEVFVGMKYSRPYILDSLKSAADAGIERLACVPVAPFYSKISAESYFGMVDAAAASIGWKPEIFKVNSWSAEPGLIKAWQNEISKLGIDDSYMLLFTAHSMPVTPEDDLAVYTDQILEACAKVQAQFGNSWTLCFQSAADMPGRWIGPSAEQKVAELAESGIKNLAIIPIGFVTDNLETMYDAGIVLGSLCKSKGINFKVSKMPNDSDEIVKALFEASSRALGY
- a CDS encoding Chlorite dismutase translates to MPLSARLSGFLIPTNMSSMFFPPKPGTAVLPTCSMAAKSPLMHLESRAFSVLKVLAYAVLAFLNTYFFFPGIYLWCLGLTIKPSPSCRNNSFGILLYLCSPHGTRHKLAAAAVFIFYVRIVYGVSLNELTSMVISFSLGSRWWSTGRSERAKKLEKISKWAESWKKSGGARFNIYESLRNDCDIIFWFMAEDPATVSDARFYIEKELAGFAKPRHGMLSVFKDARKRSTTSEYKYFVAYPMSKDPSWYLLPEAERKSIIAAHVKIAIESSNNYGVISYTTESFGIGDWEFVVIYELRNIAKWVAVTEELRHAEARKWIRNETPILTGIKRIDGLIS
- a CDS encoding band 7 protein, whose amino-acid sequence is MENQIYLYKSTQGMHGNSVLTLFLGVIISAIFAALGYLATLSYEVAAGLFVFILIIYVGLSIKILPEWKRAPILTLGKYKGTYGPGLFFIMPLVQSMPYKFDLRTFSASFSAEKTLTQDNVSVDVEAIMFTRIENPESTALQVNNVDQAVSLAAQTALRDVIGKVNLSNMIIGRSEIASQVKTLIDQRVTPWGVNVISVEIRDVKIPDDLQDAMAKVAIASRERDARVILAESEKLAATNMVAAAHAYNSNVYAMQLRALNMLYEIGISGKNHLIFIPTESRGLGIPTPIGVLGIDKLTGIGNVGDDTSKSGDNAAQPSSSAPASADMGSIVGETERPQPQQDSQAKQQGKKAQKAAKGMSVKQDADDDSGSGSDTVTLSKSQPK
- a CDS encoding phospho-2-dehydro-3-deoxyheptonate aldolase, yielding MITPAALKQEVPLTSRGRETVARGRYDVIESIHGRDKRIVLVVGQCSIHDVASDAEYSKRLLSLSKAVDDVFIIVKRVYFEKPRTTVGWKGLIYDPNLDGTENINKGLRLAREILVRNAEMGLLSGTEFLDPFVPQYLGGTISWAAIGARTVQSSVHRQMASGLSMPIGFKNSTQGDITVAMHAVIAASKPQWFLGIDQNGTVSAVTTKGNSNTHIILRGGDNGPNYDAASVEKAQVILKENGLSDTLMVDCSHGNSNKDYRMQSKVFKDVIGQILRGNTGIRGLMLESNINEGSQPIPKRAKDLKYGVSVTDSCIGWEETEKLILDAHRLLRK
- a CDS encoding peptidase U61 LD-carboxypeptidase A — encoded protein: MIVPRKLARGDKVAVIAPARSMSILNNETRRYATECLRRLGLEVEVSRHAEETDEFESSSVASRVEDLTRAFESKEIQGMLTVIGGFNSNELLDYIDFGLIAKNPKPLCGFSDITALQDAIFAKTGMVSYSGPHFTTFGMLKGNEYTIDYFKKCIMSEEPYDIVPSKEWSNDSWYKDQENRKFLRNEGYKVINKGSAEGTILGGNLCTFNLLQGTQYMPSLKDSILFLEDDEATNPVTFARDLQSVIQQPGFDGVRGIVIGRFELKSQMTQPLLEKIIKTKKELEGIPVISGADFGHTTPLVTFPIGGKAKISANESGVSIRITEH
- a CDS encoding transcriptional regulator, PadR-like family, which encodes MPRGNEGNEMQNYMTKDMYHLIMKLVILGSIKKKKMYPYELINRVAMHVPKYKSDKKEIKNDVYNTLAVLERIGYIRLERKLAGGRVKNFYTITKKGNESLLASKRILAEAMINVTKQLKG